A part of Halobaculum sp. MBLA0143 genomic DNA contains:
- a CDS encoding NAD(P)/FAD-dependent oxidoreductase, producing the protein MQRVDVAVVGGGPAGASAAHAAASRGADTLVLEKGVPRADREGLGPDSTDAAGILDYWVDVMGIHPDEFPEGVVETTLDRAEFVGPTESVTMHTTGIESSYDQFGFTMHRARFDDFLRERAESAGAAYRTGTAVKSVDTHQSRRDRPRHVLHVADGEQVGTDHLILADGPQRTVTNGVLDEFLPEERAASQRLAAPEVNHIAYQEYRRFPEAAYEDVAGAIRFWWGLMPGHTAYPWVFPNSDQVCRVGLTMPIDLDLDEVPNRDRYALLEPDDERVPTGREYVRRLLEREYGDEYDVETDFPVVEEAGKSTGTETYPISSTRPIESPVQADVAVAGGAMGATSAFHEGGDHTAVRTGAIAGRLAAEGDLTEYNRKWRTAIGDEVTRSVTMAEMVRDYDPDDWDADFRTARKMLSDGDSGAYELFERKLTGGLDAARLYLGYKLRKWRLGDGDYLQLTADEYVY; encoded by the coding sequence ATGCAACGAGTGGACGTGGCGGTCGTCGGCGGCGGCCCCGCGGGGGCGTCGGCCGCCCACGCAGCCGCGAGCCGCGGCGCAGACACACTCGTCCTGGAGAAGGGAGTCCCGCGCGCGGATCGTGAAGGGTTAGGCCCCGACTCCACCGACGCCGCCGGGATCCTCGACTACTGGGTGGACGTCATGGGGATTCACCCGGACGAGTTCCCCGAGGGCGTCGTCGAGACGACGCTGGACCGCGCGGAGTTCGTCGGCCCGACGGAGTCGGTGACGATGCACACCACCGGGATCGAGTCGTCGTACGACCAGTTCGGGTTCACGATGCACCGGGCCCGCTTCGACGACTTCCTGCGCGAGCGGGCGGAGTCCGCCGGCGCAGCCTACCGGACCGGGACGGCAGTGAAGTCGGTCGACACACACCAGTCGCGCCGGGACCGTCCGCGACACGTCCTCCACGTCGCGGACGGAGAACAGGTCGGAACCGACCACCTGATCCTGGCAGACGGACCACAACGGACCGTCACCAACGGGGTGTTAGACGAGTTCCTCCCCGAGGAACGGGCGGCCAGCCAACGGCTCGCGGCGCCGGAGGTGAACCACATCGCCTACCAGGAGTACCGCCGATTCCCGGAGGCGGCCTACGAGGACGTTGCTGGCGCGATCCGGTTCTGGTGGGGGCTGATGCCGGGCCACACCGCCTACCCCTGGGTGTTCCCGAACAGCGACCAGGTGTGTCGCGTCGGGCTGACGATGCCGATCGACCTCGACTTAGACGAGGTGCCGAACCGTGATCGGTACGCGTTGTTGGAGCCGGACGACGAACGGGTGCCGACCGGACGAGAGTACGTCCGGCGGCTCTTGGAGCGAGAGTACGGCGACGAGTACGACGTGGAGACGGACTTCCCGGTCGTGGAGGAGGCCGGCAAGTCCACCGGAACGGAGACGTACCCGATCTCGTCGACCCGACCGATCGAGTCGCCCGTGCAGGCGGACGTCGCCGTCGCCGGCGGGGCGATGGGTGCCACCTCGGCGTTCCACGAGGGCGGCGACCACACCGCGGTCCGGACGGGCGCCATCGCGGGCAGACTCGCGGCAGAGGGTGACCTGACGGAGTACAACCGGAAGTGGCGGACGGCCATCGGCGACGAGGTGACCCGCAGCGTGACGATGGCGGAGATGGTTCGCGACTACGACCCGGACGACTGGGACGCGGACTTCCGGACCGCCCGCAAGATGCTGTCGGACGGCGACTCCGGCGCCTACGAGCTGTTCGAACGGAAGCTGACGGGCGGGCTGGACGCCGCTCGGCTGTACCTGGGGTACAAGCTCCGGAAGTGGCGACTCGGCGACGGGGACTACCTCCAGTTGACCGCCGACGAGTACGTGTACTGA
- a CDS encoding zinc-dependent metalloprotease, producing MSTDFTRSVRAVADAADGTGVVDWDGVREAAKGATDPGDLALSSEERAGFADDVRAAREGLRSTSGVSFPLPDRIEVQNRHHWIDANVDTFARLMGPLENAGTGLFPGVARSVNTGTMAVTLAFLARNVLGQYDPLLMAESDDPDHGLYFVRPNVRRVAEELDVAYPRFRRWIAFHEVAHAAEFGSAPWLSDYLEARMDTVVESLADGRFDRSQLSELNTAMTAVEGYAELLMDRAFDDEYADLRQKLDDRRGGGSPVSQLFERLLGLGAKRQQYERGAEFFSAVADETDVATASLVWEDADNLPSETELDDPSAWVARVV from the coding sequence ATGAGCACGGACTTCACCCGGAGCGTTCGCGCGGTCGCGGACGCTGCCGACGGAACCGGCGTCGTCGACTGGGACGGCGTCCGAGAGGCCGCGAAAGGGGCCACCGACCCCGGTGACCTCGCGTTGTCGTCCGAGGAACGGGCCGGCTTCGCCGACGACGTGCGTGCGGCCCGCGAGGGTCTGCGTTCGACCAGCGGCGTCTCCTTCCCGCTGCCGGACCGTATCGAGGTACAGAACCGCCACCACTGGATCGACGCCAACGTCGACACCTTCGCCCGGCTGATGGGGCCGCTGGAGAACGCCGGCACCGGCCTGTTCCCCGGCGTCGCACGGTCGGTCAACACCGGGACGATGGCCGTCACGCTCGCGTTCCTCGCCCGCAACGTCCTCGGGCAGTACGACCCCCTCCTGATGGCCGAGTCCGACGACCCCGACCACGGACTGTACTTCGTCCGGCCCAACGTCCGCCGGGTCGCCGAGGAACTCGACGTGGCGTACCCCCGCTTCCGCCGGTGGATCGCCTTCCACGAGGTCGCCCACGCCGCCGAGTTCGGCTCCGCGCCGTGGCTCTCCGACTACCTCGAGGCCCGGATGGACACCGTCGTCGAGTCGCTGGCCGACGGCCGCTTCGACCGCTCGCAGCTGTCGGAGCTCAACACCGCCATGACCGCCGTCGAGGGGTACGCCGAGCTGCTGATGGACCGTGCGTTCGACGACGAGTACGCCGACCTCCGGCAGAAGCTCGACGACCGCCGCGGCGGCGGGAGCCCCGTCTCCCAGCTGTTCGAGCGTCTGCTCGGCCTCGGTGCCAAGCGCCAACAGTACGAACGCGGCGCCGAGTTCTTCTCTGCCGTGGCCGACGAGACGGACGTGGCGACCGCCTCGCTCGTCTGGGAGGACGCCGACAATCTGCCGTCCGAGACGGAGTTGGACGACCCGAGCGCCTGGGTCGCTCGGGTCGTCTGA
- a CDS encoding M20 family metallopeptidase, which yields MTLQRLTEQLVGVASHEDETAAGETVATWFDGRAQTRRDEHGNVFARRNPEGDRSLAFVGHHDVVPPAPSQTTGEGTNGDYVVETRDGRVYGRGTADMKGSVAAAMLAVAEADADALAAADLELLFVSFAGEERGGVGCRAALADGFAPDYAVVGEGSTGYSAPGVTDVAIAHRGRRASTLTVAGEAAHASEPEAGVNAVYRAADAVSAVRDLTPPTTTVQGERVAGTVSVTEVDGGSAWNVVPESCSITVDERTVPGARADLAGVSDLPGVSWSVEQDLPPMACDDPAFAGAVLSAAREAQADEESVAGVDDYETGARPQHVVKPHATDAGWLADAGTTCVVCGASEPGEAHTDTESVSLGVLRRLRRIYDRTIDEMTAV from the coding sequence GTGACTCTCCAGCGACTCACGGAGCAGCTCGTCGGGGTGGCGAGCCACGAGGACGAGACGGCCGCGGGCGAGACGGTGGCGACGTGGTTCGACGGGCGGGCGCAGACCCGACGCGACGAGCACGGTAACGTGTTCGCGCGCCGCAACCCGGAGGGCGACCGGTCTCTGGCGTTCGTCGGCCACCACGACGTGGTGCCGCCGGCGCCGAGCCAGACGACCGGCGAGGGGACGAACGGCGACTACGTCGTCGAGACGCGCGACGGCCGGGTGTACGGCCGCGGCACCGCCGACATGAAGGGGTCGGTGGCGGCAGCGATGCTGGCCGTCGCAGAGGCGGACGCCGACGCGCTCGCCGCGGCGGATCTGGAGCTCCTGTTCGTCTCCTTCGCCGGCGAGGAACGGGGCGGCGTCGGCTGCCGCGCCGCCCTCGCGGACGGCTTCGCCCCCGACTACGCCGTCGTCGGCGAGGGGTCGACGGGGTACTCCGCGCCGGGGGTGACGGACGTGGCGATCGCCCACCGCGGGCGCCGCGCCAGCACGCTGACCGTCGCGGGAGAGGCCGCCCACGCCAGCGAGCCCGAGGCCGGGGTCAACGCCGTCTACCGCGCCGCCGACGCCGTCTCTGCCGTGCGCGACCTGACGCCCCCGACGACGACCGTCCAGGGCGAGCGCGTCGCCGGGACCGTCTCCGTCACGGAGGTCGACGGCGGCAGCGCCTGGAACGTCGTCCCGGAGTCGTGTTCGATCACCGTCGACGAGCGCACCGTCCCCGGCGCCCGGGCGGATCTGGCCGGCGTGAGCGACCTCCCCGGCGTCTCTTGGTCGGTGGAGCAGGACCTCCCGCCGATGGCGTGTGACGACCCGGCGTTCGCCGGCGCCGTCCTGTCGGCCGCCCGTGAGGCTCAGGCGGACGAGGAGAGTGTCGCCGGCGTGGACGACTACGAGACCGGTGCCCGTCCCCAGCACGTCGTCAAGCCCCACGCGACCGACGCGGGCTGGCTCGCCGACGCCGGGACGACCTGTGTGGTCTGTGGCGCCTCCGAGCCGGGCGAGGCCCACACCGACACCGAGAGCGTGTCGTTGGGAGTGTTGCGTCGTCTCCGTCGGATCTACGATCGGACGATCGACGAGATGACTGCTGTCTGA